In the Geobacter sp. FeAm09 genome, one interval contains:
- a CDS encoding ammonia-forming cytochrome c nitrite reductase subunit c552 — translation MRKRNLAIAGAVIGAVAVLSLPGLTTAAKSKPAADGRDKCYSCHDEVKALKEGSKHAKLSCRTCHDKLDAHMNDPEKNKPVTVIDQALCGKCHKSQYNSFFTVNYEAAARKEKGTPTGRSPMQDKLLAGHGFTFEHNEPRGHAFMVIDQFVVDRFQGGRFQFKDGWKGIDKTGRTWDVLTDTGKKLSETAMAGNPTCIQCKTSDHILKWKFMGDKDPKAQWDRSSDIVAVAKDTQNAVGCIHCHDPHGAQPRVVRDALIQAIDKDRAGNIFAKNGATDLKTISFRDGFRKIGVMQKTDSRMMCAQCHVEYNCNAGSQWSNGKPVKYDDGRTNHFPLKNSLQLLKHYKELDFFDFKHAVTGARLVKFQHPEAETYAGSVHDKAGIQCHQCHMPKQKGKDGKLFSNHGVVRPKNHVKESCLGCHPTSSAEQKLYQIDAVQNYVKGKMRKAEYWLGQLIDTYAAAQRMGVTESVLAQAREKHEEAHVLWEYWTAENSDGFHNPDLARESLTGSISASKAGVKILNDAMAVARKDDAKK, via the coding sequence ATGCGGAAGAGAAACCTGGCCATCGCAGGAGCAGTCATCGGCGCGGTCGCAGTCCTGTCGCTTCCCGGCCTGACCACTGCCGCCAAGAGCAAGCCAGCCGCCGACGGCAGGGACAAATGCTATTCCTGCCACGATGAGGTCAAGGCGCTGAAGGAGGGTTCCAAGCACGCCAAGCTCTCCTGCAGGACCTGCCACGACAAGCTCGACGCGCACATGAACGACCCGGAGAAGAACAAGCCGGTCACCGTCATCGACCAGGCGTTGTGCGGCAAATGTCACAAAAGCCAGTACAACAGCTTCTTCACGGTCAACTACGAGGCGGCCGCCCGCAAGGAGAAGGGCACCCCCACCGGCCGCTCCCCCATGCAGGACAAGCTCCTCGCCGGCCACGGCTTCACCTTTGAGCACAACGAGCCCCGGGGCCACGCATTCATGGTCATCGACCAATTCGTCGTGGACCGTTTCCAGGGCGGCCGTTTCCAGTTCAAGGACGGCTGGAAGGGGATCGACAAGACCGGCAGAACCTGGGACGTGCTGACCGACACCGGCAAGAAACTGTCGGAAACCGCCATGGCCGGGAACCCGACCTGCATCCAGTGCAAAACCTCCGATCATATCCTGAAATGGAAATTCATGGGCGACAAGGATCCCAAGGCGCAATGGGACCGTAGCTCGGATATCGTGGCCGTGGCCAAGGACACCCAGAACGCCGTGGGCTGTATCCACTGTCATGACCCCCACGGGGCCCAACCGCGGGTGGTGCGCGACGCCCTGATCCAGGCCATCGACAAGGACCGGGCCGGCAACATCTTTGCCAAAAACGGCGCCACCGACCTGAAGACCATCTCCTTCCGCGACGGTTTCCGCAAGATCGGCGTGATGCAAAAGACCGACTCGCGCATGATGTGCGCCCAGTGCCACGTGGAGTACAACTGCAATGCGGGCTCCCAGTGGAGCAACGGCAAGCCGGTCAAATACGACGACGGCCGCACCAACCACTTCCCGCTCAAGAATTCCCTGCAACTGCTGAAACATTACAAGGAGCTTGATTTCTTCGACTTCAAGCACGCCGTCACCGGCGCCCGGCTGGTCAAATTCCAGCACCCGGAGGCCGAAACCTACGCCGGCAGCGTGCATGACAAGGCGGGAATCCAGTGCCACCAGTGCCACATGCCCAAACAGAAGGGCAAGGACGGCAAGCTGTTCTCGAACCACGGCGTGGTGCGGCCCAAGAACCACGTCAAAGAGTCCTGCCTCGGCTGCCACCCCACCAGCAGCGCCGAACAGAAACTGTACCAGATCGACGCCGTGCAGAACTACGTCAAGGGCAAGATGCGCAAGGCCGAGTACTGGCTGGGCCAGTTGATCGACACCTATGCGGCGGCCCAGCGGATGGGCGTGACCGAGAGCGTCCTGGCCCAGGCCCGTGAAAAGCATGAAGAGGCCCACGTGCTGTGGGAATACTGGACCGCCGAAAACTCCGACGGCTTCCACAACCCCGACCTGGCGCGGGAATCCCTGACCGGTTCGATCTCCGCCTCCAAGGCCGGCGTCAAGATCTTAAACGATGCCATGGCGGTCGCCAGGAAGGACGACGCCAAAAAGTAG
- a CDS encoding ferritin family protein, with protein MDAIEFMARFQEDGLRFFEALGAESVDAERKELFDLLADNQKRHLGSLQRLKEGVHGMETDTHLVDRAEQVTNGFRRTLDHRDLLREFKQDADAFEHIVKAEEEVIGLLDGMAKAEAEENTRELLVLLAEEEKQHLRRIENIYEFIEAPRSFLEWGEFSNLQPL; from the coding sequence ATGGACGCAATCGAATTCATGGCCCGTTTCCAAGAGGATGGCCTTCGCTTTTTTGAAGCCCTCGGCGCAGAGAGCGTGGATGCCGAACGGAAAGAGTTGTTCGACCTCCTGGCCGACAACCAGAAGCGCCACCTGGGTTCTCTCCAACGCCTGAAAGAGGGCGTGCACGGCATGGAGACCGACACCCATCTGGTTGACCGGGCCGAACAGGTGACAAACGGCTTCCGGCGGACACTTGACCACCGCGACCTCCTCAGGGAGTTCAAACAGGATGCCGATGCTTTCGAGCATATCGTGAAGGCGGAAGAGGAGGTAATCGGACTGCTGGACGGGATGGCCAAGGCCGAAGCGGAGGAAAATACGCGGGAGTTGCTGGTGTTGCTGGCAGAGGAGGAGAAGCAGCATCTGCGCAGGATAGAGAATATCTATGAGTTCATCGAGGCCCCCCGCAGCTTCCTGGAGTGGGGAGAATTCTCGAATCTGCAACCGCTGTAA
- a CDS encoding DUF2318 domain-containing protein gives MRMNYAKKLVWAGIIVGALVIGAAGVFAFSLGKYEKIKAVNGTVSIPISRLSGDKARFYRFDDGGKSIAFFVVKAPDGSYRTAFDACDVCYREKKGYDQQGDQMLCKNCNKKFAIDRIGPNSSGGCNPSFLPHQVSGGTITIKAADLKAGARFF, from the coding sequence ATGCGCATGAATTACGCAAAAAAACTGGTTTGGGCAGGGATTATCGTCGGGGCGCTGGTGATCGGCGCGGCAGGGGTGTTTGCCTTTTCCCTCGGCAAGTACGAAAAGATCAAGGCCGTCAACGGCACGGTTTCCATCCCGATTTCCCGGTTGAGCGGCGACAAGGCCCGCTTCTACCGTTTCGATGACGGGGGCAAGAGCATCGCCTTCTTTGTCGTCAAGGCCCCGGACGGCAGCTACCGCACCGCCTTCGACGCCTGCGACGTCTGCTACCGGGAAAAGAAGGGGTACGACCAGCAGGGGGACCAGATGCTCTGCAAGAACTGCAATAAGAAATTCGCCATCGACCGCATCGGCCCCAACTCCAGCGGCGGCTGCAATCCCTCCTTCCTTCCCCACCAGGTGAGCGGCGGCACCATCACCATCAAGGCGGCCGATCTCAAGGCAGGGGCGCGGTTCTTCTAG
- a CDS encoding FtsX-like permease family protein → MRLHTIAINNLKRRKAKMAFLTIGLMVGIGTIVTLITLTNSMSRDIEHKMDEFGANILVTPQSNGLAMNYGGISLGGVTFDQREIREADLERITTIANHRNISAISPKVLGSVPINGHDVLLVGVNFASELKMKQWWRIFGDAPKGDNQLLLGSDASKVLNAASGDTLRIKGEAFKVVGVLDQTGSQDDSLVFAPLKKAQKLLGKEGRITLAEVAALCSGCPIGDMVVQIAEKLPDAKVSAIQQVVEGRLKALNQFKRFSYAMAGVVVFIGSLIVFVTMMGSVNERTTEIGVFRAIGFRKSHIMRIILLEAALVSLLAGLLGYGVGMGGARLALPFMAEAKDAKLLWDARVAGGSIALALVLGLLASLYPALHASRMDPTEALRAL, encoded by the coding sequence ATGAGACTCCACACCATCGCCATAAATAATCTCAAGCGCCGCAAAGCCAAGATGGCCTTCCTCACCATCGGCCTGATGGTGGGGATCGGGACTATCGTCACCCTGATCACCCTCACCAACTCCATGTCCCGGGACATCGAGCACAAGATGGACGAATTCGGCGCCAACATCCTGGTCACCCCCCAGAGCAACGGCCTGGCCATGAACTACGGCGGCATCAGCCTTGGGGGTGTGACCTTCGACCAGCGGGAGATCCGGGAAGCCGACCTGGAGCGCATCACGACCATCGCCAACCACCGCAACATTTCGGCCATAAGCCCCAAGGTGCTGGGGAGCGTCCCCATCAACGGGCACGACGTCCTCCTGGTGGGGGTCAATTTTGCCAGTGAGCTGAAGATGAAACAGTGGTGGCGGATTTTCGGCGATGCCCCCAAGGGGGACAACCAACTGCTGCTGGGGAGCGATGCCTCCAAAGTGCTCAATGCGGCTAGCGGGGACACGCTCCGGATCAAGGGAGAGGCATTCAAGGTCGTCGGGGTGCTGGACCAGACCGGCTCCCAGGATGACTCGCTGGTCTTTGCCCCCCTCAAAAAGGCCCAGAAGCTGCTCGGCAAGGAGGGCAGGATCACCCTGGCCGAGGTGGCGGCGCTCTGTTCCGGCTGCCCCATCGGCGACATGGTCGTCCAGATCGCCGAAAAGCTGCCCGACGCCAAGGTATCGGCCATCCAGCAGGTGGTGGAGGGGCGCCTCAAGGCCCTGAACCAGTTCAAGCGCTTCTCCTACGCCATGGCCGGCGTGGTGGTGTTCATCGGCTCCCTGATCGTCTTCGTCACCATGATGGGGAGCGTCAACGAACGCACCACCGAGATCGGCGTCTTCCGCGCCATCGGCTTCAGGAAGAGCCATATCATGCGGATCATCCTGCTGGAGGCGGCCCTGGTCAGCCTCCTGGCCGGCCTGTTGGGGTACGGAGTCGGCATGGGGGGCGCCCGGCTGGCACTGCCCTTCATGGCGGAGGCCAAAGACGCCAAGCTGCTCTGGGATGCCAGGGTGGCGGGCGGCTCCATCGCCCTGGCCCTGGTGCTGGGCCTGCTGGCGAGCTTGTATCCGGCGTTGCATGCCAGCAGGATGGACCCGACGGAAGCGCTACGTGCCCTGTAA
- a CDS encoding cytochrome c biogenesis protein ResB, with protein sequence MTTDQRSFLNSLWDFFCSLKLTMFLLITLAVTSIIGTIIPQGTPPQEYLQQISPAKFKLYQALGFFDMYHSWWFILLLYLLTVNLVACSIKRLPHIWKTITQPVTVLGSGLEKSLSSVVSFKAGGEPEALQAKVSAFLKAEFAEPVATESDGARHLFAQKSPWCRLSVYFVHLSVIVIFIGTMIGSLFGYKGFVNIMEGESVAKAITRSEKEIDLGFSVLCEKFSVAFYDSGAPKEFKSILTVLENGKPVPGYEHVPVIVNEPLTYKGITFYQSSYGNAGEYRFLVTDLDGKNAVPVTVPATGSATLPDGSSMHVLETTPDIAPFSPGLSGPAANIEIHTRGGASERVVVYANHPELNMEHAKHHGTGPVIHFKGEEKRMYTGLQVAKDPGVWVVWLGCLLMVVGIFAAFFLSHRRIWVRIQHGTVTMGGNASKNQAAFQMFFDGLAEKLKSECSGEKR encoded by the coding sequence GTGACAACCGATCAACGCAGTTTTCTGAACTCCCTCTGGGATTTCTTCTGCTCTCTGAAACTCACCATGTTCCTGCTCATCACCCTGGCGGTCACCTCGATCATCGGGACGATCATCCCCCAGGGGACGCCGCCCCAGGAATACCTGCAACAGATCTCCCCGGCCAAATTCAAGCTGTACCAGGCGTTGGGCTTCTTCGACATGTACCATTCCTGGTGGTTCATCCTGCTGCTCTACCTGCTGACGGTCAATCTGGTCGCCTGCTCCATCAAGCGCCTGCCCCATATCTGGAAGACCATCACCCAACCGGTGACGGTACTGGGCAGCGGGCTGGAAAAATCGCTTTCCAGCGTGGTTTCCTTCAAGGCGGGCGGCGAGCCCGAGGCGCTCCAGGCAAAGGTGTCCGCCTTTCTCAAGGCCGAGTTTGCCGAGCCGGTAGCGACGGAAAGCGACGGCGCCCGTCACCTGTTTGCCCAGAAGAGCCCCTGGTGCCGCCTCTCGGTCTACTTCGTCCATCTGAGCGTCATCGTCATCTTCATCGGTACGATGATCGGCTCGCTCTTCGGCTACAAGGGCTTCGTCAACATCATGGAAGGGGAGAGCGTTGCCAAGGCGATAACCCGCTCGGAGAAGGAGATCGATCTCGGTTTTTCGGTGCTCTGCGAGAAGTTCAGCGTCGCGTTCTACGACAGCGGCGCCCCCAAGGAGTTCAAGAGCATCCTGACGGTCCTGGAGAACGGCAAGCCGGTGCCGGGGTACGAACATGTTCCGGTCATTGTCAACGAACCGCTGACCTACAAGGGGATCACCTTCTACCAGTCCAGCTACGGCAATGCCGGTGAATATCGCTTTCTGGTCACCGATCTCGACGGCAAAAACGCCGTGCCGGTAACGGTACCCGCCACCGGTTCGGCAACCCTGCCGGACGGCAGCAGCATGCACGTGCTCGAAACCACGCCGGACATCGCTCCCTTCTCTCCCGGCCTCTCCGGCCCGGCGGCCAACATCGAGATCCACACCCGCGGCGGTGCTTCGGAACGGGTGGTGGTCTACGCCAACCATCCCGAACTGAACATGGAGCATGCGAAACACCACGGCACGGGACCGGTCATCCACTTCAAGGGTGAGGAAAAGCGGATGTACACCGGGCTGCAGGTGGCGAAGGACCCGGGGGTCTGGGTCGTCTGGCTGGGCTGCCTGCTCATGGTGGTGGGCATTTTTGCCGCGTTCTTCCTGTCCCACCGCCGCATCTGGGTACGGATTCAGCACGGAACCGTCACCATGGGAGGCAACGCCAGCAAGAACCAGGCGGCCTTCCAGATGTTCTTCGACGGCCTGGCCGAGAAACTCAAATCAGAATGCTCAGGGGAGAAAAGATAA
- a CDS encoding 4Fe-4S binding protein, producing MNISRKEFFKKSLYSLGEAITTVSGALKEPEPEQPTIRDTADFVTAPHEGMRAVAHNERCLARNCGCFACFERCEAQAITVVMGEGIRIDAAKCTGCGTCEYVCPVTPKAVSLQPREQPQSL from the coding sequence ATGAACATCAGCCGCAAGGAATTCTTCAAAAAGAGCCTGTACTCCCTGGGCGAGGCGATCACCACGGTCAGCGGCGCCCTGAAGGAACCGGAGCCCGAACAGCCCACCATCCGCGACACCGCCGATTTCGTCACGGCCCCGCACGAAGGGATGCGGGCCGTGGCCCACAATGAGCGGTGCCTGGCCAGGAACTGCGGCTGCTTCGCCTGTTTCGAGCGGTGCGAGGCCCAGGCCATCACCGTGGTCATGGGTGAGGGGATCAGAATCGACGCGGCTAAATGCACCGGCTGCGGCACCTGCGAATACGTCTGCCCGGTAACCCCCAAGGCGGTCAGCCTGCAACCCCGCGAACAACCGCAGTCCCTATAA
- a CDS encoding heavy-metal-associated domain-containing protein, producing the protein MKNRIINTALVLTAIVFLALLAVRVRAGATADSVAVLKTAGMTCGSCADRITTALRGIKGVAATEVDTEGGWVIVGYDTRAVRPEALAENVKKAGFASAVQEVVTPEEYRRVTGRDVGASGPGRQGCCGNRNGGCGAGTTTR; encoded by the coding sequence ATGAAAAACAGAATCATCAATACGGCATTGGTCTTGACGGCGATCGTGTTCCTTGCCCTCCTGGCGGTACGCGTCAGGGCCGGGGCGACCGCCGACTCGGTGGCGGTCCTGAAGACGGCCGGCATGACCTGCGGAAGTTGCGCCGACAGGATCACCACGGCGCTGCGGGGCATCAAGGGGGTCGCCGCGACCGAGGTGGATACGGAGGGCGGCTGGGTCATCGTCGGCTACGACACCAGGGCGGTCAGACCGGAGGCGCTGGCGGAGAACGTCAAAAAGGCCGGGTTTGCCAGCGCGGTCCAGGAGGTTGTGACGCCGGAGGAGTACCGGCGGGTCACCGGCAGGGATGTGGGCGCCAGCGGCCCCGGCAGACAGGGGTGTTGCGGAAACAGGAATGGCGGCTGCGGGGCAGGCACAACAACAAGATAA
- the htpX gene encoding zinc metalloprotease HtpX, whose product MLNRFKTTLLLTLLTLLLVAIGGAIGGKTGMAAAFAVAAAMNFFSYWFSDRIVLAMYGAREVTAGDSPYFHGLVERLARRAGLPMPRVYVIPSDSPNAFATGRNPEHAAVAATEGILNILTPEELEGVMAHELAHVRNRDILISTIAATFAGAISMLANMLQWGALFGAGRRDDEEGGVGGLIGSLAMAIVAPIAAMLIQMAVSRSREYLADASGAEICGRPLALANALRKLHRASQMIPLEEARPASAHLFIVNPLTGGGLVALFSTHPPMEERIARLEAVAYKTKF is encoded by the coding sequence ATGTTGAACCGTTTCAAGACCACCCTGCTTCTCACCCTGCTGACCCTGCTGCTGGTCGCCATAGGCGGCGCCATAGGCGGCAAGACCGGTATGGCGGCCGCCTTTGCCGTGGCCGCCGCCATGAACTTTTTCTCCTACTGGTTTTCGGACCGGATCGTCCTGGCCATGTACGGCGCCCGGGAGGTCACTGCCGGCGACAGCCCCTACTTCCACGGCCTGGTGGAGCGTCTGGCCCGTCGGGCTGGCCTGCCCATGCCGCGGGTCTACGTCATCCCCTCGGACAGCCCCAACGCCTTTGCCACCGGCCGCAACCCCGAGCACGCCGCCGTGGCCGCCACGGAAGGCATCCTGAATATCCTCACCCCCGAGGAGTTGGAAGGGGTCATGGCCCATGAGCTGGCCCACGTGAGAAACCGGGACATCCTCATCTCCACCATTGCCGCAACCTTTGCCGGGGCCATCTCCATGCTGGCCAACATGCTCCAGTGGGGCGCCCTGTTCGGCGCCGGCCGCCGCGACGACGAAGAGGGTGGCGTGGGCGGCCTGATCGGCTCCCTGGCCATGGCCATCGTCGCCCCCATCGCCGCCATGCTGATCCAGATGGCGGTCTCCCGCTCCCGGGAGTATCTGGCCGATGCGTCGGGGGCGGAGATCTGCGGCAGACCCCTGGCCCTGGCCAATGCCCTGCGCAAGCTGCACCGCGCATCGCAGATGATCCCCCTGGAGGAGGCCCGCCCCGCCTCGGCCCATCTCTTCATCGTCAATCCCCTGACCGGCGGTGGCCTGGTTGCCCTCTTTTCCACCCATCCCCCCATGGAAGAGCGCATTGCCAGACTCGAAGCAGTGGCGTATAAGACAAAGTTCTAG
- a CDS encoding TerC family protein: protein MEWLTDPQVWLALATLTALEIVLGIDNIIFISILAGKLPSHQQERARLLGLGLAMFIRIGLLFSLTWLMGLTTPLFSVLGNEISGRDLILIAGGLFLLGKSTMEIHGKLEGEQAHASGRAGTTFGGVIVQILMLDIVFSLDSIITALGMANRLAVMVAAVVVAVGFMMLFSGAISAFVERHPTIKMLALSFLLLIGVALIGDGLDMHLPKGYIYFAMAFSVMVELLNLRLGRGGAPVQLHQTYEEPVDEGTP, encoded by the coding sequence ATGGAATGGCTCACCGACCCCCAGGTCTGGCTGGCCCTGGCCACGCTGACCGCACTGGAGATCGTGCTCGGCATCGACAACATCATCTTCATCTCCATCCTGGCCGGCAAACTGCCCAGCCACCAGCAGGAACGGGCCAGGCTGCTGGGCCTGGGGCTGGCCATGTTCATCAGGATCGGCCTCCTGTTTTCCCTGACCTGGCTGATGGGACTCACCACGCCGCTCTTTTCGGTGCTGGGCAACGAGATCTCGGGCCGCGACCTGATCCTGATCGCGGGGGGGCTGTTCCTGCTGGGTAAAAGCACCATGGAGATTCACGGGAAGCTCGAAGGGGAGCAGGCGCACGCCTCCGGTCGCGCCGGGACCACCTTCGGCGGCGTTATCGTCCAGATCCTGATGCTCGACATCGTCTTCTCCCTCGACTCGATCATCACCGCCCTGGGCATGGCCAACAGGCTGGCGGTCATGGTTGCCGCGGTGGTGGTGGCGGTGGGTTTCATGATGCTCTTCTCGGGAGCGATCAGCGCCTTCGTGGAACGGCACCCGACCATCAAGATGCTGGCGCTCAGCTTCCTGCTCCTGATCGGCGTGGCGCTGATCGGCGACGGCCTGGACATGCATCTGCCCAAGGGGTACATCTACTTCGCCATGGCCTTCTCCGTCATGGTGGAGTTGCTCAACCTGCGGCTCGGCCGGGGCGGGGCGCCGGTGCAACTGCATCAGACCTATGAGGAGCCGGTCGATGAAGGTACCCCCTAG
- the ccsB gene encoding c-type cytochrome biogenesis protein CcsB: MTSSLLFNVTTFTYLVSMLLFFAFLASRAKALGTAGIVTAYAGLVAQTGAILLRWKESYDMGYGHAPLSNLYESVVFFSWTIVLIFALLDLKYKYRVIGAFVMPFALLGMAWAQLGLHSGIEPLVPALQSNWLLYHVVTCFLGYAAFAVACGISIMYLIKAGSEERGGSTPAGGLMGMFPPIRVLDDLNYRAIMVGFPLLTLGIITGAAWANYAWGTYWSWDPKETWSLIVWFVYAAFLHARFTRGWVGKKAAWLSIIGFAATIFCYLGVNLFLSGLHSYGGGK; encoded by the coding sequence ATGACAAGCTCACTTCTGTTCAACGTCACCACGTTCACCTATCTCGTCTCCATGCTGCTTTTTTTCGCCTTCCTCGCCAGCCGTGCCAAAGCGCTCGGCACGGCCGGCATCGTGACCGCCTACGCCGGCCTCGTGGCCCAGACCGGGGCTATCCTGCTGCGCTGGAAGGAGTCCTACGACATGGGGTACGGCCACGCCCCCCTGTCCAACCTGTACGAGTCGGTGGTCTTCTTCTCCTGGACCATCGTGCTGATCTTCGCCCTGCTCGACCTGAAGTACAAATACCGGGTCATCGGCGCCTTTGTCATGCCTTTTGCCCTGTTGGGCATGGCCTGGGCCCAGCTCGGGCTGCACAGCGGCATCGAGCCGTTGGTGCCGGCGCTCCAGAGCAACTGGCTCCTGTACCACGTGGTCACCTGCTTCCTCGGCTATGCGGCCTTTGCCGTGGCCTGCGGCATCTCCATCATGTACCTGATCAAGGCCGGCAGCGAGGAGAGGGGCGGCTCCACCCCCGCCGGCGGCCTCATGGGCATGTTTCCGCCCATCCGGGTGCTGGACGACCTGAACTACCGGGCCATCATGGTCGGTTTTCCCCTGCTCACCCTGGGCATCATCACCGGCGCGGCCTGGGCCAACTACGCCTGGGGCACCTACTGGAGCTGGGACCCCAAGGAAACCTGGTCCCTCATCGTCTGGTTCGTGTACGCCGCGTTTCTCCACGCCCGCTTCACCCGCGGCTGGGTCGGCAAAAAGGCCGCCTGGCTCTCCATCATCGGTTTCGCGGCCACCATCTTCTGCTACCTGGGGGTCAACCTGTTCCTGTCCGGCCTCCACAGCTACGGCGGAGGGAAGTAG
- a CDS encoding cation diffusion facilitator family transporter: MHPHNPDKSIAARFRYAIVLTVVTLAAEVIGGIWTNSLALLSDAAHVFLDLFALLLSLGAIKLAGLPSSETRTFGWHRAEVFASFINGVSIFLIAFGILYEAAGRLLHPEPVNSLPMFVIAVVGLVMNLIAASALHRHSHDDLNVHSAFLHVIGDAAASVGVIVGGVVMYFSHWYVLDALISIGIGCVVFFGAWRVLRESTHILLEGVPRGLKVSEVAEAIRSVPGVRDIHHLNVWSICSHIVALSAHLDVSDDFKWQQADVIHEVEHMLLDRYHITHTTLQVECSACLARPVIKDLSHAARHHHHGHAH, encoded by the coding sequence ATGCACCCACACAATCCCGATAAAAGCATCGCCGCCCGGTTTCGCTACGCCATCGTGCTCACGGTGGTCACCCTGGCAGCCGAGGTCATCGGCGGCATCTGGACCAACTCCCTGGCCCTGTTGTCCGATGCCGCCCATGTGTTCCTCGACCTGTTCGCCCTGCTGCTCTCCCTTGGCGCCATCAAGCTGGCCGGGCTCCCCTCGTCCGAGACCCGCACCTTCGGCTGGCACCGGGCCGAGGTCTTCGCCTCTTTCATCAACGGGGTGTCGATCTTCCTGATCGCCTTCGGTATCCTCTATGAGGCCGCCGGGCGTCTGCTGCACCCGGAGCCGGTCAACAGCCTCCCCATGTTCGTCATCGCGGTGGTCGGCCTGGTCATGAACCTGATCGCCGCCTCAGCCCTTCATCGGCATTCCCACGACGATCTCAACGTGCACAGCGCCTTTCTCCACGTCATCGGCGACGCGGCCGCTTCGGTGGGCGTCATCGTCGGCGGGGTGGTCATGTACTTTTCCCACTGGTATGTACTCGATGCGCTCATCTCCATCGGCATCGGCTGCGTGGTCTTCTTCGGGGCGTGGCGGGTGTTGCGGGAATCGACCCATATCCTGCTGGAGGGGGTGCCCCGCGGGTTGAAGGTGAGCGAGGTTGCCGAGGCCATCCGCAGCGTGCCGGGGGTCCGGGATATCCACCACCTCAACGTCTGGTCCATCTGCTCCCATATTGTGGCCCTCTCCGCCCATCTGGACGTGAGCGACGACTTCAAGTGGCAGCAGGCCGATGTGATCCACGAGGTGGAGCACATGCTCCTGGACCGCTACCACATCACCCACACCACCCTGCAGGTGGAATGCAGCGCCTGCCTAGCCCGGCCGGTCATCAAGGACCTGAGCCACGCTGCCCGCCACCATCACCACGGCCATGCCCACTGA